TCGTTCGGGTCGCTCGGGAGCAGCATGACCTTGATCTCGTCCTCGAGCGCAGGCACGCGCGCTTCGAGCTCGTCGAGCTCGTCCTTCGCGAGGTCCTTCATCTCGGGGTCCGACTCGGTGCCGAGGATCTCCTTGGCTCCATCGATGCCATCGAGCACGCCGAGGTACTCGCGCACCTTCTCGGCGAGCGGCGTCTGCCCGCGGTGCTCCTTGGCCAGCCGCGCGTACTCCTTCTGGTCCGCGAGCACGGCGGGGTCGCCGAGCCTGGCGGTCAGCTCGTCGTAGGCGGCGAGGATCTGTGCGTAGCGGTCGCGCATGGGTCGAGTGGGCTCCGAGGACGGGTGCGGGGACGGCACATGGTAGCACGCGCGCGGGGGCGCGGGCGGGCGCGCTACGGCTGCGAGCCGGGCGGCTCCTCGCATGCGAGTGACGCGCCGCCCGCGGTCACGCTGCGCACGCCCTCCGCGAAACCGAGACGCTCGGCGAGCAGGACATTGACGTACTGGTTGAGCGAGACGCCCTCGCGTTGCGCCTCCCGCGCCGCGCGCGCGTGCAGCACCGTCGGCATGCGCAGCAGGAAGCGGCCGGAGTAGTCGTCCACGCCCCATGGGTCCGGGACGGGGCGGCCCTGGGAGCGCATCTCGGCGGTCCAGACGTCGAACGAGGTGCGGAGCATCTCGAGGGCCTCATTCGCGTCGGCCCCCTGCGCGAGGCACCCCGAGCACTCCGCCACCTCGGCGACGATCCCGCCTGTGTCCAGCCACAGCCACACCGTGTACTCGTCGAACGCGTGCTCAGTCACCGCTCTCCTCCCAACACTCGTACCCAAGTCGGTTGACGACGAGGCTCACGTACACCTTGAGCACCGTCCCGCCGCGCTCCGCGATCGTCACCCGGTTCGACCCGCACCGAACGATCAGGTGCGTCGGCTTCGACGTGGGGACCACCGCAAAGCCCGCAGCCCTGAGCGCACCGAGCAACTCGCGCGTCGAGACGTGCTTCCCGGACCCGTGCAGTTCTCTGAGCGACCGTCTCGCCGCCACATCCGCCTCCCAAATGATATCGCATACGATATCGCTACGCACGTCGGCGCAGGGGAACGGTAGCGCGAGCGTGTTACCGAGGGCCTACCGGGATCTGAACGTGCAGGTCAGCGAGGGCGGACTGAGCGCTACGGCGCGTCGGCGAGGGCGACCTCGGGGGCGGCGTCGACGGCCTCGGCTACCGGCCCGCCAGCCTCGCGCTCCTCGCGTGCCACCACGAGGCTCATCGCGGCGACGGCCACCTCGACCATCGAGTCGTCGGGCTCGCGCGTCGTCATCTTCTGCAGCATCAGCCCCGGCCACAGCAGGACGCGCACGGCCGGATGCTCGCTGCGGCCGCCGGCCCACTTGATGACCTCGTAGGCGATGCCCGCGATCGGCGGGAGCAGCAGGATGTGGATGAGGATGGTCACCACCGTGGCGAGCAGCCCGCTGGCCACCCCCGCCCCCATCAGGATCTGCTTGATCGGCACGAGCATGTACACCGCGATGGCCACGACCATGACCATGAGCAGGAACGACGTACCGCAGCGCACGTGCATCGTCTCGTAGCGCTGGATGACGGGCGCCTCGAGCGGCAGGCCGTGCTCGTAGGCGTGGATCGTCTTGTGCTCGGCGCCGTGGTAGGCGAACACGCGCTGGATCTCCTTCATACGGCTGACCGCCCAGATGTAGGCGAAGAACACCACCAGCCGCATCCCGCCGTTCGTAAGGTTCCAGAGGAACACATGGTCGTCGGGGCGGCCGACGAGCCACTTGGCGAGGAACGCCGGCAGCACCGTGAACAGGCCGATCGCCAGCAGCAGGCCGAGCACCATCGTCCAGCCGACCTCGGCGTCGGTGAGCTGCTCGTCCTCGGTCTCACCGGCGAGCTTGGCCGAGACCGAGAATGCGCGCATCGCAAGCACCATCGTCTCGTAGAGGCCCCACACGCCGCGCACCAGCGGCCAGCGCAGCCACTTGCGCGTGAGGGCCACGCGATGCAGGTCGTGCTCTTCGGTGTGGATCTCGCCGTCGGCCGAGCGTACGGCGATCGCCCAGTTGTAGCGGCCGCGCATCATGATGCCCTCGATGACGGCTTGGCCGCCGATGTGCGTGTGCTGTATGCGCATGCGCGCGGGCGCGGGCGCAGCGTCCTCAGTCACGCATGGCCGCCTTCGGATACGGCTCGCCGCACGTCATCTTGCCCTCGCTGCACGCACCGCGCACGCAGCTCGCACCGGCGTCGTAGAAGAGGTAGGGCGCGGTCTCGTTGCACAGGGCGAGCATCTCGAGCGCCACGCCGCGAATCTCCCACTGCGCCCGCTTGCAGCAGCGCAG
This genomic interval from Actinomycetota bacterium contains the following:
- a CDS encoding type II toxin-antitoxin system HicB family antitoxin, whose translation is MTEHAFDEYTVWLWLDTGGIVAEVAECSGCLAQGADANEALEMLRTSFDVWTAEMRSQGRPVPDPWGVDDYSGRFLLRMPTVLHARAAREAQREGVSLNQYVNVLLAERLGFAEGVRSVTAGGASLACEEPPGSQP
- a CDS encoding DUF1385 domain-containing protein, with protein sequence MRIQHTHIGGQAVIEGIMMRGRYNWAIAVRSADGEIHTEEHDLHRVALTRKWLRWPLVRGVWGLYETMVLAMRAFSVSAKLAGETEDEQLTDAEVGWTMVLGLLLAIGLFTVLPAFLAKWLVGRPDDHVFLWNLTNGGMRLVVFFAYIWAVSRMKEIQRVFAYHGAEHKTIHAYEHGLPLEAPVIQRYETMHVRCGTSFLLMVMVVAIAVYMLVPIKQILMGAGVASGLLATVVTILIHILLLPPIAGIAYEVIKWAGGRSEHPAVRVLLWPGLMLQKMTTREPDDSMVEVAVAAMSLVVAREEREAGGPVAEAVDAAPEVALADAP